Proteins encoded in a region of the Hypanus sabinus isolate sHypSab1 chromosome 12, sHypSab1.hap1, whole genome shotgun sequence genome:
- the LOC132402960 gene encoding uncharacterized protein LOC132402960 isoform X4 — MGSLACSSFSLFVFCVVVSKSVADPGPKWQNENTATESRMSPVEGFLNNWTAKPRHDGEIAHELSDPLKVYAGDNLFQVSIEVKFVGANFKEFEGMDRRISRSLKRLLMEKLSTFSTFKELFPLTVKRINAPGLLFAYWLYFSPGQENVYIPLENRVKQLLSESVSNLRYGKAAVVLTSVEEIERLSQFISALKNCYMTIEGDSDKCLSPVYPCIFEYKWCNWTVVASHWKGVVVQIHVVLSPEDCNQNKDEILICISQQIVQVAQTCLNKTENFATSVLAVYATFEQGSSNQAGKCFQVEHHMLNEIKTSSPSLYAVLMLSNFGLSQEINAAPDSEDDEKSHVIQPSNLLSSEAAELVFWNCEGRWSDAHFQVFAQLMAKKHGVWKSTEQSDYFLVSSHGVQLSAQQHASNLEHVHLWNSLCAQLLSRTSKRLPSAHSEFSSLLSPSLVGFPGSTPSEEMQYRGNSVQLDVSGGISMGLVKSFDPADRWTALESNLVSDDWVSPSWDVFENPESGHSVYKKTLPVQTLQTYKCMQTKTDHQEPREPQSSVEIINAGMREFETVYSISLGRMVLSSLTTSFHDQAWMKTKSQSLFAVEGGLQTLYQTDETVPLIAPSHVYTSLETNSSVVTENEPRNSEVKWLKTQMFSSRTFIEPVQQDTEATEKEIDRTSLLGASQTINPSISQPPVWMTLVPKLQDEDVENTGHLLEVSARVDLANLVYKNLRHLEKRLLQSVQNLIMNNLMSFYPPLQKILPKGTKRISPSGFHFVYELHFGPDGENVKHNLQMHLNSLSNKLVANMHNGQVYLVSITVKDSGFRSSFGIKEILTASAVGAFLLVSLALALCFVIFKRSHKKNFKPQNPYAASISGRNSTSEELESEELIVRRGSVNYIIQKISTNI; from the exons ACAATTTGTTTCAAGTGTCTATTGAAGTAAAGTTTGTTGGTGCAAATTTCAAAGAATTTGAAGGGATGGACAGAAGAATTTCAAGATCGCTCAAAAGGCTG CTAATGGAAAAACTTTCAACATTTTCAACATTTAAAGAGTTGTTCCCGCTAACTGTTAAGAG GATTAATGCTCCAGGCTTGCTCTTTGCCTATTGGTTATATTTCAGTCCGGGGCAAGAAAATGTCTACATTCCCCTTGAGAATAGGGTGAAGCAACTACTGTCTGAATCTGTATCTAATTTGCGCTATGGAAAGGCTGCAGTAGTTTTGACATCTGTTGAAG aAATAGAAAGGCTTTCTCAATTCATCTCTGCATTGAAGAACTGTTACATGACCATTGAGGGAGACTCtgataaatgtctctctccagtcTACCCTTGTATATTTGAATACAAATGGTGCAACTGGACTGTTGTAGCAAGTCACTGGAAAGGTGTTGTAGTGCAAATACATGTCGTCTTGTCACCAGAAGACTGCAACCAGAATAAGGATGAAATTTTAATTTGCATTTCACAACAAATTGTTCAAGTGGCACAAACCTGTCTCAATAAAACTGAAAACTTTGCCACTAGTGTGTTAGCAGTGTATGCCACCTTTGAGCAGGGAAGCTCAAACCAAGCTGGAAAATGTTTCCAAGTTGAGCATCATATGTTGAATGAGATTAAGACTTCAAGCCCTTCACTTTATGCTGTACTGATGCTATCTAATTTTGGATTATCCCAGGAAATTAATGCTGCTCCTGACAGTGAAGATGATGAAAAGTCTCACGTGATCCAGCCCAGCAATTTGCTCAGCAGTGAAGCTGCAGAACTGGTATTTTGGAACTGTGAGGGAAGATGGAGTGATGCTCATTTTCAGGTGTTTGCCCAACTAATGGCTAAAAAACACGGAGTTTGGAAATCCACTGAGCAAAGTGATTACTTTCTGGTTTCCAGCCATGGAGTGCAGTTATCTGCTCAACAGCATGCATCAAATTTAGAACATGTCCATTTGTGGAATTCTCTTTGTGCACAGCTACTCAGTAGGACCTCCAAAAGGCTTCCTTCTGCTCATTCTGAATTCTCCAGTCTACTGAGCCCATCACTTGTAGGTTTTCCTGGAAGCACCCCTTCAGAGGAAATGCAATACAGAGGGAATTCTGTGCAGTTAGATGTATCGGGAGGAATCTCAATGGGTCTTGTGAAATCATTTGACCCTGCTGACAGGTGGACGGCACTGGAAAGTAATCTTGTATCTGATGACTGGGTTTCACCTAGCTGGGATGTGTTTGAAAATCCTGAAAGTGGACATTCTGTCTATAAAAAGACATTGCCAGTGCAAACATTACAGACATATAAATGCATGCAAACCAAAACTGATCATCAGGAGCCAAGGGAGCCTCAGAGTTCAGTGGAAATCATCAATGCTGGAATGAGGGAATTTGAAACGGTCTACTCCATTAGTCTGGGTCGAATGGTACTCTCTTCATTAACTACCTCATTTCATGACCAAGCGTGGATGAAAACTAAATCCCAAAGTTTATTTGCAGTTGAGGGTGGTTTGCAGACTTTGTATCAAACTGATGAAACCGTGCCATTGATTGCACCAAGCCACGTGTACACATCATTGGAAACAAACTCCAGCGTGGTGACTGAAAATGAACCCAGGAATTCTGAAGTGAAGTGGCTAAAAACACAAATGTTCAGTAGCAGGACTTTCATTGAGCCAGTACAGCAGGATACTGAAGCTACTGAGAAGGAGATTGATAGGACCAGTTTACTTGGTGCTTCACAGACAATTAATCCATCTATTTCACAGCCACCTGTGTGGATGACATTAGTACCAAAACTTCAAGATGAAGATGTAG AAAATACTGGTCATTTATTGGAAGTTTCTGCCAGAGTGGACTTGGCAAATCTTGTTTACAAGAATCTTCGTCATTTGGAAAAACGGCTCCTGCAATCTGTTCAGAATCTG ATTATGAACAATCTAATGTCATTTTACCCACCTCTGCAGAAAATTCTCCCCAAAGGAACCAAAAG GATCAGTCCTTCAGGATTCCATTTTGTCTATGAACTGCACTTTGGTCCAGATGGAGAGAATGTCAAACACAATCTACAGATGCATCTGAACAGCTTGTCAAATAAGTTGGTAGCTAACATGCATAACGGACAAGTCTACTTGGTGTCGATAACAGTGAAAG ATTCTGGTTTTCGGTCCTCGTTTGGCATTAAAGAAATCTTAACTGCATCTGCTGTTGGTGCATTCTTGCTTGTGTCACTAGCACTAGCCCTCTGCTTTGTGATATTTAAAAGATCACACAAAAAGAATTTCAAACCTCAAAACCCATATGCAGCCAGTATATCAGGAAGAAATTCAACTTCAGAGGAATTGGAAAGCGAGGAACTTATTGTGCGGCGTGGAAGTGTAAATTATATCATTCAGAAAATTTCAACCAATATCTGA
- the LOC132402960 gene encoding uncharacterized protein LOC132402960 isoform X8: MEKLSTFSTFKELFPLTVKSPGQENVYIPLENRVKQLLSESVSNLRYGKAAVVLTSVEDVDECVSGLSMCDPEANCLNTFGFYFCQCAKGFNDPSSIASGISCVRNVKSEIERLSQFISALKNCYMTIEGDSDKCLSPVYPCIFEYKWCNWTVVASHWKGVVVQIHVVLSPEDCNQNKDEILICISQQIVQVAQTCLNKTENFATSVLAVYATFEQGSSNQAGKCFQVEHHMLNEIKTSSPSLYAVLMLSNFGLSQEINAAPDSEDDEKSHVIQPSNLLSSEAAELVFWNCEGRWSDAHFQVFAQLMAKKHGVWKSTEQSDYFLVSSHGVQLSAQQHASNLEHVHLWNSLCAQLLSRTSKRLPSAHSEFSSLLSPSLVGFPGSTPSEEMQYRGNSVQLDVSGGISMGLVKSFDPADRWTALESNLVSDDWVSPSWDVFENPESGHSVYKKTLPVQTLQTYKCMQTKTDHQEPREPQSSVEIINAGMREFETVYSISLGRMVLSSLTTSFHDQAWMKTKSQSLFAVEGGLQTLYQTDETVPLIAPSHVYTSLETNSSVVTENEPRNSEVKWLKTQMFSSRTFIEPVQQDTEATEKEIDRTSLLGASQTINPSISQPPVWMTLVPKLQDEDVENTGHLLEVSARVDLANLVYKNLRHLEKRLLQSVQNLIMNNLMSFYPPLQKILPKGTKRISPSGFHFVYELHFGPDGENVKHNLQMHLNSLSNKLVANMHNGQVYLVSITVKDSGFRSSFGIKEILTASAVGAFLLVSLALALCFVIFKRSHKKNFKPQNPYAASISGRNSTSEELESEELIVRRGSVNYIIQKISTNI; this comes from the exons ATGGAAAAACTTTCAACATTTTCAACATTTAAAGAGTTGTTCCCGCTAACTGTTAAGAG TCCGGGGCAAGAAAATGTCTACATTCCCCTTGAGAATAGGGTGAAGCAACTACTGTCTGAATCTGTATCTAATTTGCGCTATGGAAAGGCTGCAGTAGTTTTGACATCTGTTGAAG ATGTGGATGAATGTGTCTCTGGGCTTTCCATGTGTGATCCTGAAGCCAACTGTTTGAATACTTTTGGTTTTTACTTTTGTCAATGTGCCAAGGGATTCAATGACCCATCTTCAATTGCTTCTGGCATCAGCTGTGTCAGGAATGTGAAATCAG aAATAGAAAGGCTTTCTCAATTCATCTCTGCATTGAAGAACTGTTACATGACCATTGAGGGAGACTCtgataaatgtctctctccagtcTACCCTTGTATATTTGAATACAAATGGTGCAACTGGACTGTTGTAGCAAGTCACTGGAAAGGTGTTGTAGTGCAAATACATGTCGTCTTGTCACCAGAAGACTGCAACCAGAATAAGGATGAAATTTTAATTTGCATTTCACAACAAATTGTTCAAGTGGCACAAACCTGTCTCAATAAAACTGAAAACTTTGCCACTAGTGTGTTAGCAGTGTATGCCACCTTTGAGCAGGGAAGCTCAAACCAAGCTGGAAAATGTTTCCAAGTTGAGCATCATATGTTGAATGAGATTAAGACTTCAAGCCCTTCACTTTATGCTGTACTGATGCTATCTAATTTTGGATTATCCCAGGAAATTAATGCTGCTCCTGACAGTGAAGATGATGAAAAGTCTCACGTGATCCAGCCCAGCAATTTGCTCAGCAGTGAAGCTGCAGAACTGGTATTTTGGAACTGTGAGGGAAGATGGAGTGATGCTCATTTTCAGGTGTTTGCCCAACTAATGGCTAAAAAACACGGAGTTTGGAAATCCACTGAGCAAAGTGATTACTTTCTGGTTTCCAGCCATGGAGTGCAGTTATCTGCTCAACAGCATGCATCAAATTTAGAACATGTCCATTTGTGGAATTCTCTTTGTGCACAGCTACTCAGTAGGACCTCCAAAAGGCTTCCTTCTGCTCATTCTGAATTCTCCAGTCTACTGAGCCCATCACTTGTAGGTTTTCCTGGAAGCACCCCTTCAGAGGAAATGCAATACAGAGGGAATTCTGTGCAGTTAGATGTATCGGGAGGAATCTCAATGGGTCTTGTGAAATCATTTGACCCTGCTGACAGGTGGACGGCACTGGAAAGTAATCTTGTATCTGATGACTGGGTTTCACCTAGCTGGGATGTGTTTGAAAATCCTGAAAGTGGACATTCTGTCTATAAAAAGACATTGCCAGTGCAAACATTACAGACATATAAATGCATGCAAACCAAAACTGATCATCAGGAGCCAAGGGAGCCTCAGAGTTCAGTGGAAATCATCAATGCTGGAATGAGGGAATTTGAAACGGTCTACTCCATTAGTCTGGGTCGAATGGTACTCTCTTCATTAACTACCTCATTTCATGACCAAGCGTGGATGAAAACTAAATCCCAAAGTTTATTTGCAGTTGAGGGTGGTTTGCAGACTTTGTATCAAACTGATGAAACCGTGCCATTGATTGCACCAAGCCACGTGTACACATCATTGGAAACAAACTCCAGCGTGGTGACTGAAAATGAACCCAGGAATTCTGAAGTGAAGTGGCTAAAAACACAAATGTTCAGTAGCAGGACTTTCATTGAGCCAGTACAGCAGGATACTGAAGCTACTGAGAAGGAGATTGATAGGACCAGTTTACTTGGTGCTTCACAGACAATTAATCCATCTATTTCACAGCCACCTGTGTGGATGACATTAGTACCAAAACTTCAAGATGAAGATGTAG AAAATACTGGTCATTTATTGGAAGTTTCTGCCAGAGTGGACTTGGCAAATCTTGTTTACAAGAATCTTCGTCATTTGGAAAAACGGCTCCTGCAATCTGTTCAGAATCTG ATTATGAACAATCTAATGTCATTTTACCCACCTCTGCAGAAAATTCTCCCCAAAGGAACCAAAAG GATCAGTCCTTCAGGATTCCATTTTGTCTATGAACTGCACTTTGGTCCAGATGGAGAGAATGTCAAACACAATCTACAGATGCATCTGAACAGCTTGTCAAATAAGTTGGTAGCTAACATGCATAACGGACAAGTCTACTTGGTGTCGATAACAGTGAAAG ATTCTGGTTTTCGGTCCTCGTTTGGCATTAAAGAAATCTTAACTGCATCTGCTGTTGGTGCATTCTTGCTTGTGTCACTAGCACTAGCCCTCTGCTTTGTGATATTTAAAAGATCACACAAAAAGAATTTCAAACCTCAAAACCCATATGCAGCCAGTATATCAGGAAGAAATTCAACTTCAGAGGAATTGGAAAGCGAGGAACTTATTGTGCGGCGTGGAAGTGTAAATTATATCATTCAGAAAATTTCAACCAATATCTGA
- the LOC132402960 gene encoding uncharacterized protein LOC132402960 isoform X3, whose amino-acid sequence MSFSFLHSKAKFSFQSSACGDGEIAHELSDPLKVYAGDNLFQVSIEVKFVGANFKEFEGMDRRISRSLKRLLMEKLSTFSTFKELFPLTVKRINAPGLLFAYWLYFSPGQENVYIPLENRVKQLLSESVSNLRYGKAAVVLTSVEDVDECVSGLSMCDPEANCLNTFGFYFCQCAKGFNDPSSIASGISCVRNVKSEIERLSQFISALKNCYMTIEGDSDKCLSPVYPCIFEYKWCNWTVVASHWKGVVVQIHVVLSPEDCNQNKDEILICISQQIVQVAQTCLNKTENFATSVLAVYATFEQGSSNQAGKCFQVEHHMLNEIKTSSPSLYAVLMLSNFGLSQEINAAPDSEDDEKSHVIQPSNLLSSEAAELVFWNCEGRWSDAHFQVFAQLMAKKHGVWKSTEQSDYFLVSSHGVQLSAQQHASNLEHVHLWNSLCAQLLSRTSKRLPSAHSEFSSLLSPSLVGFPGSTPSEEMQYRGNSVQLDVSGGISMGLVKSFDPADRWTALESNLVSDDWVSPSWDVFENPESGHSVYKKTLPVQTLQTYKCMQTKTDHQEPREPQSSVEIINAGMREFETVYSISLGRMVLSSLTTSFHDQAWMKTKSQSLFAVEGGLQTLYQTDETVPLIAPSHVYTSLETNSSVVTENEPRNSEVKWLKTQMFSSRTFIEPVQQDTEATEKEIDRTSLLGASQTINPSISQPPVWMTLVPKLQDEDVENTGHLLEVSARVDLANLVYKNLRHLEKRLLQSVQNLIMNNLMSFYPPLQKILPKGTKRISPSGFHFVYELHFGPDGENVKHNLQMHLNSLSNKLVANMHNGQVYLVSITVKDSGFRSSFGIKEILTASAVGAFLLVSLALALCFVIFKRSHKKNFKPQNPYAASISGRNSTSEELESEELIVRRGSVNYIIQKISTNI is encoded by the exons ACAATTTGTTTCAAGTGTCTATTGAAGTAAAGTTTGTTGGTGCAAATTTCAAAGAATTTGAAGGGATGGACAGAAGAATTTCAAGATCGCTCAAAAGGCTG CTAATGGAAAAACTTTCAACATTTTCAACATTTAAAGAGTTGTTCCCGCTAACTGTTAAGAG GATTAATGCTCCAGGCTTGCTCTTTGCCTATTGGTTATATTTCAGTCCGGGGCAAGAAAATGTCTACATTCCCCTTGAGAATAGGGTGAAGCAACTACTGTCTGAATCTGTATCTAATTTGCGCTATGGAAAGGCTGCAGTAGTTTTGACATCTGTTGAAG ATGTGGATGAATGTGTCTCTGGGCTTTCCATGTGTGATCCTGAAGCCAACTGTTTGAATACTTTTGGTTTTTACTTTTGTCAATGTGCCAAGGGATTCAATGACCCATCTTCAATTGCTTCTGGCATCAGCTGTGTCAGGAATGTGAAATCAG aAATAGAAAGGCTTTCTCAATTCATCTCTGCATTGAAGAACTGTTACATGACCATTGAGGGAGACTCtgataaatgtctctctccagtcTACCCTTGTATATTTGAATACAAATGGTGCAACTGGACTGTTGTAGCAAGTCACTGGAAAGGTGTTGTAGTGCAAATACATGTCGTCTTGTCACCAGAAGACTGCAACCAGAATAAGGATGAAATTTTAATTTGCATTTCACAACAAATTGTTCAAGTGGCACAAACCTGTCTCAATAAAACTGAAAACTTTGCCACTAGTGTGTTAGCAGTGTATGCCACCTTTGAGCAGGGAAGCTCAAACCAAGCTGGAAAATGTTTCCAAGTTGAGCATCATATGTTGAATGAGATTAAGACTTCAAGCCCTTCACTTTATGCTGTACTGATGCTATCTAATTTTGGATTATCCCAGGAAATTAATGCTGCTCCTGACAGTGAAGATGATGAAAAGTCTCACGTGATCCAGCCCAGCAATTTGCTCAGCAGTGAAGCTGCAGAACTGGTATTTTGGAACTGTGAGGGAAGATGGAGTGATGCTCATTTTCAGGTGTTTGCCCAACTAATGGCTAAAAAACACGGAGTTTGGAAATCCACTGAGCAAAGTGATTACTTTCTGGTTTCCAGCCATGGAGTGCAGTTATCTGCTCAACAGCATGCATCAAATTTAGAACATGTCCATTTGTGGAATTCTCTTTGTGCACAGCTACTCAGTAGGACCTCCAAAAGGCTTCCTTCTGCTCATTCTGAATTCTCCAGTCTACTGAGCCCATCACTTGTAGGTTTTCCTGGAAGCACCCCTTCAGAGGAAATGCAATACAGAGGGAATTCTGTGCAGTTAGATGTATCGGGAGGAATCTCAATGGGTCTTGTGAAATCATTTGACCCTGCTGACAGGTGGACGGCACTGGAAAGTAATCTTGTATCTGATGACTGGGTTTCACCTAGCTGGGATGTGTTTGAAAATCCTGAAAGTGGACATTCTGTCTATAAAAAGACATTGCCAGTGCAAACATTACAGACATATAAATGCATGCAAACCAAAACTGATCATCAGGAGCCAAGGGAGCCTCAGAGTTCAGTGGAAATCATCAATGCTGGAATGAGGGAATTTGAAACGGTCTACTCCATTAGTCTGGGTCGAATGGTACTCTCTTCATTAACTACCTCATTTCATGACCAAGCGTGGATGAAAACTAAATCCCAAAGTTTATTTGCAGTTGAGGGTGGTTTGCAGACTTTGTATCAAACTGATGAAACCGTGCCATTGATTGCACCAAGCCACGTGTACACATCATTGGAAACAAACTCCAGCGTGGTGACTGAAAATGAACCCAGGAATTCTGAAGTGAAGTGGCTAAAAACACAAATGTTCAGTAGCAGGACTTTCATTGAGCCAGTACAGCAGGATACTGAAGCTACTGAGAAGGAGATTGATAGGACCAGTTTACTTGGTGCTTCACAGACAATTAATCCATCTATTTCACAGCCACCTGTGTGGATGACATTAGTACCAAAACTTCAAGATGAAGATGTAG AAAATACTGGTCATTTATTGGAAGTTTCTGCCAGAGTGGACTTGGCAAATCTTGTTTACAAGAATCTTCGTCATTTGGAAAAACGGCTCCTGCAATCTGTTCAGAATCTG ATTATGAACAATCTAATGTCATTTTACCCACCTCTGCAGAAAATTCTCCCCAAAGGAACCAAAAG GATCAGTCCTTCAGGATTCCATTTTGTCTATGAACTGCACTTTGGTCCAGATGGAGAGAATGTCAAACACAATCTACAGATGCATCTGAACAGCTTGTCAAATAAGTTGGTAGCTAACATGCATAACGGACAAGTCTACTTGGTGTCGATAACAGTGAAAG ATTCTGGTTTTCGGTCCTCGTTTGGCATTAAAGAAATCTTAACTGCATCTGCTGTTGGTGCATTCTTGCTTGTGTCACTAGCACTAGCCCTCTGCTTTGTGATATTTAAAAGATCACACAAAAAGAATTTCAAACCTCAAAACCCATATGCAGCCAGTATATCAGGAAGAAATTCAACTTCAGAGGAATTGGAAAGCGAGGAACTTATTGTGCGGCGTGGAAGTGTAAATTATATCATTCAGAAAATTTCAACCAATATCTGA
- the LOC132402960 gene encoding uncharacterized protein LOC132402960 isoform X6 yields the protein MDRRISRSLKRLLMEKLSTFSTFKELFPLTVKRINAPGLLFAYWLYFSPGQENVYIPLENRVKQLLSESVSNLRYGKAAVVLTSVEDVDECVSGLSMCDPEANCLNTFGFYFCQCAKGFNDPSSIASGISCVRNVKSEIERLSQFISALKNCYMTIEGDSDKCLSPVYPCIFEYKWCNWTVVASHWKGVVVQIHVVLSPEDCNQNKDEILICISQQIVQVAQTCLNKTENFATSVLAVYATFEQGSSNQAGKCFQVEHHMLNEIKTSSPSLYAVLMLSNFGLSQEINAAPDSEDDEKSHVIQPSNLLSSEAAELVFWNCEGRWSDAHFQVFAQLMAKKHGVWKSTEQSDYFLVSSHGVQLSAQQHASNLEHVHLWNSLCAQLLSRTSKRLPSAHSEFSSLLSPSLVGFPGSTPSEEMQYRGNSVQLDVSGGISMGLVKSFDPADRWTALESNLVSDDWVSPSWDVFENPESGHSVYKKTLPVQTLQTYKCMQTKTDHQEPREPQSSVEIINAGMREFETVYSISLGRMVLSSLTTSFHDQAWMKTKSQSLFAVEGGLQTLYQTDETVPLIAPSHVYTSLETNSSVVTENEPRNSEVKWLKTQMFSSRTFIEPVQQDTEATEKEIDRTSLLGASQTINPSISQPPVWMTLVPKLQDEDVENTGHLLEVSARVDLANLVYKNLRHLEKRLLQSVQNLIMNNLMSFYPPLQKILPKGTKRISPSGFHFVYELHFGPDGENVKHNLQMHLNSLSNKLVANMHNGQVYLVSITVKDSGFRSSFGIKEILTASAVGAFLLVSLALALCFVIFKRSHKKNFKPQNPYAASISGRNSTSEELESEELIVRRGSVNYIIQKISTNI from the exons ATGGACAGAAGAATTTCAAGATCGCTCAAAAGGCTG CTAATGGAAAAACTTTCAACATTTTCAACATTTAAAGAGTTGTTCCCGCTAACTGTTAAGAG GATTAATGCTCCAGGCTTGCTCTTTGCCTATTGGTTATATTTCAGTCCGGGGCAAGAAAATGTCTACATTCCCCTTGAGAATAGGGTGAAGCAACTACTGTCTGAATCTGTATCTAATTTGCGCTATGGAAAGGCTGCAGTAGTTTTGACATCTGTTGAAG ATGTGGATGAATGTGTCTCTGGGCTTTCCATGTGTGATCCTGAAGCCAACTGTTTGAATACTTTTGGTTTTTACTTTTGTCAATGTGCCAAGGGATTCAATGACCCATCTTCAATTGCTTCTGGCATCAGCTGTGTCAGGAATGTGAAATCAG aAATAGAAAGGCTTTCTCAATTCATCTCTGCATTGAAGAACTGTTACATGACCATTGAGGGAGACTCtgataaatgtctctctccagtcTACCCTTGTATATTTGAATACAAATGGTGCAACTGGACTGTTGTAGCAAGTCACTGGAAAGGTGTTGTAGTGCAAATACATGTCGTCTTGTCACCAGAAGACTGCAACCAGAATAAGGATGAAATTTTAATTTGCATTTCACAACAAATTGTTCAAGTGGCACAAACCTGTCTCAATAAAACTGAAAACTTTGCCACTAGTGTGTTAGCAGTGTATGCCACCTTTGAGCAGGGAAGCTCAAACCAAGCTGGAAAATGTTTCCAAGTTGAGCATCATATGTTGAATGAGATTAAGACTTCAAGCCCTTCACTTTATGCTGTACTGATGCTATCTAATTTTGGATTATCCCAGGAAATTAATGCTGCTCCTGACAGTGAAGATGATGAAAAGTCTCACGTGATCCAGCCCAGCAATTTGCTCAGCAGTGAAGCTGCAGAACTGGTATTTTGGAACTGTGAGGGAAGATGGAGTGATGCTCATTTTCAGGTGTTTGCCCAACTAATGGCTAAAAAACACGGAGTTTGGAAATCCACTGAGCAAAGTGATTACTTTCTGGTTTCCAGCCATGGAGTGCAGTTATCTGCTCAACAGCATGCATCAAATTTAGAACATGTCCATTTGTGGAATTCTCTTTGTGCACAGCTACTCAGTAGGACCTCCAAAAGGCTTCCTTCTGCTCATTCTGAATTCTCCAGTCTACTGAGCCCATCACTTGTAGGTTTTCCTGGAAGCACCCCTTCAGAGGAAATGCAATACAGAGGGAATTCTGTGCAGTTAGATGTATCGGGAGGAATCTCAATGGGTCTTGTGAAATCATTTGACCCTGCTGACAGGTGGACGGCACTGGAAAGTAATCTTGTATCTGATGACTGGGTTTCACCTAGCTGGGATGTGTTTGAAAATCCTGAAAGTGGACATTCTGTCTATAAAAAGACATTGCCAGTGCAAACATTACAGACATATAAATGCATGCAAACCAAAACTGATCATCAGGAGCCAAGGGAGCCTCAGAGTTCAGTGGAAATCATCAATGCTGGAATGAGGGAATTTGAAACGGTCTACTCCATTAGTCTGGGTCGAATGGTACTCTCTTCATTAACTACCTCATTTCATGACCAAGCGTGGATGAAAACTAAATCCCAAAGTTTATTTGCAGTTGAGGGTGGTTTGCAGACTTTGTATCAAACTGATGAAACCGTGCCATTGATTGCACCAAGCCACGTGTACACATCATTGGAAACAAACTCCAGCGTGGTGACTGAAAATGAACCCAGGAATTCTGAAGTGAAGTGGCTAAAAACACAAATGTTCAGTAGCAGGACTTTCATTGAGCCAGTACAGCAGGATACTGAAGCTACTGAGAAGGAGATTGATAGGACCAGTTTACTTGGTGCTTCACAGACAATTAATCCATCTATTTCACAGCCACCTGTGTGGATGACATTAGTACCAAAACTTCAAGATGAAGATGTAG AAAATACTGGTCATTTATTGGAAGTTTCTGCCAGAGTGGACTTGGCAAATCTTGTTTACAAGAATCTTCGTCATTTGGAAAAACGGCTCCTGCAATCTGTTCAGAATCTG ATTATGAACAATCTAATGTCATTTTACCCACCTCTGCAGAAAATTCTCCCCAAAGGAACCAAAAG GATCAGTCCTTCAGGATTCCATTTTGTCTATGAACTGCACTTTGGTCCAGATGGAGAGAATGTCAAACACAATCTACAGATGCATCTGAACAGCTTGTCAAATAAGTTGGTAGCTAACATGCATAACGGACAAGTCTACTTGGTGTCGATAACAGTGAAAG ATTCTGGTTTTCGGTCCTCGTTTGGCATTAAAGAAATCTTAACTGCATCTGCTGTTGGTGCATTCTTGCTTGTGTCACTAGCACTAGCCCTCTGCTTTGTGATATTTAAAAGATCACACAAAAAGAATTTCAAACCTCAAAACCCATATGCAGCCAGTATATCAGGAAGAAATTCAACTTCAGAGGAATTGGAAAGCGAGGAACTTATTGTGCGGCGTGGAAGTGTAAATTATATCATTCAGAAAATTTCAACCAATATCTGA